In the genome of Triticum urartu cultivar G1812 chromosome 5, Tu2.1, whole genome shotgun sequence, one region contains:
- the LOC125506571 gene encoding probable glycosyltransferase 6 has translation MASETAPFGLTGTAGKAGASAAHRPHGHVVLAARVHDALVFAAGAVAAVLLLLCFSSLLAPAPVPNLVAGPSLPFPTSFPQQQENDSEEGLYARVAARPRTFYDDPKLSYAVDRRVAGWDAKRAEWLRLHYPRGLRARRGPGERVLMLSGSQSYPCAGDGGDHMLLRFLKNKVDYARLHGIELLYNTALLQPDMVAYWAKIPVVRAAMLAHPEAEWVWWLDADAVVTDMDFAPPLATRYKDYNLVVHGWDREVYEARSWVGLNAGVFLIRNCQWSLDFMDAWASMGPASPQYARWGKTLKATLSDKPDAESDDQSALAYLLLKNPKKWGARTYLENQYYFQGYWAEIVDKLDGVAERYRAAERRFGPALRRRHAEGEHALYAAARNAALRKKDGGVPGPDGGGQKASAWRRPFVTHFTGCNPCGGRPNEIYSNESCAEGMRRALNLADDQVLRAYGFRHAGPLKDDVRPLVA, from the coding sequence ATGGCCTCGGAGACCGCGCCGTTCGGCCTCACGGGGACGGCGGGCAAGGCCGGCGCGTCCGCGGCGCACAGGCCGCACGGCCACGTCGTGCTCGCCGCGCGCGTCCACGACGCGCTCGTCTTCGCCGCGGGCGCCGTCGCGGCcgtgctcctcctcctctgcttctCATCCCTGCTCGCGCCCGCGCCCGTGCCCAACCTCGTCGCCGGCCCCTCCCTCCCCTTCCCCACCTCCTTCCCGCAGCAGCAGGAGAACGACTCCGAGGAAGGCCTCTACGCCAGGGTCGCCGCACGCCCGCGCACCTTCTACGACGACCCCAAGCTCTCCTACGCCGTGGACCGGCGGGTGGCCGGCTGGGACGCGAAGCGCGCCGAGTGGCTGCGCCTGCACTACCCGCGCGGCCTCCGCGCGCGCCGCGGCCCCGGGGAGCGCGTCCTCATGCTCTCCGGCTCCCAGTCCTACCCCtgcgccggcgacggcggcgaccaCATGCTGCTCCGCTTCCTCAAGAACAAGGTCGACTACGCGCGCCTCCACGGGATCGAGCTGCTCTACAACACGGCGCTGCTGCAGCCCGACATGGTGGCATACTGGGCCAAGATCCCCGTGGTGCGCGCCGCCATGCTCGCCCACCCGGAGGCCGAGTGGGTCTGGTGGCTCGACGCCGACGCCGTCGTCACCGACATGGACTTCGCGCCCCCGCTCGCCACCAGGTACAAGGACTACAACCTCGTCGTCCACGGCTGGGACAGGGAGGTGTACGAGGCCAGGTCCTGGGTCGGCCTCAACGCCGGCGTCTTCCTCATCCGCAACTGCCAGTGGTCGCTCGACTTCATGGACGCATGGGCCAGCATGGGCCCGGCCTCGCCGCAGTACGCGCGATGGGGCAAGACCCTCAAGGCCACGCTCAGCGACAAGCCCGACGCCGAGTCCGACGACCAGTCGGCGCTGGCATACCTGCTGCTCAAGAACCCCAAAAAATGGGGCGCCAGGACCTACCTCGAGAACCAGTACTACTTCCAGGGCTACTGGGCGGAGATCGTGGACAAGCTCGACGGCGTCGCGGAGCGGTAccgggcggcggagcggcggtTCGGGCCCGCGCTCCGGCGGCGGCACGCGGAGGGGGAGCACGCGCTGTACGCGGCGGCGAGGAACGCGGCCCTGAGGAAGAAGGACGGCGGCGTCCCGGGGCCCGACGGGGGCGGGCAGAAGGCGTCCGCCTGGCGCCGGCCCTTCGTGACGCACTTCACCGGATGCAACCCCTGCGGCGGCAGGCCCAACGAGATCTACTCCAACGAGAGCTGCGCCGAGGGGATGCGGCGCGCGCTCAACCTCGCCGACGACCAGGTGCTCCGCGCCTACGGATTCCGCCACGCCGGGCCGCTCAAGGACGACGTGCGCCCGCTCGTAGCCTAG